The Musa acuminata AAA Group cultivar baxijiao chromosome BXJ2-2, Cavendish_Baxijiao_AAA, whole genome shotgun sequence genome contains the following window.
GGATTTCTTGAGCTCACCACTTCGTTCACCTCCTCTCATATAAATCGAACACCTCTCCTTCCTCTCCGTATCAAACCCTCTCCCTTTGCTCCTCTCTCTTTTCTGCGACACCTGAAACCAAAGTTTCAAGCATGGGCAGGTCTCCATGTTGCGAGAAGGCTCACACCAACAAAGGAGCCTGGACCAAGGAGGAAGACGAGAAGCTGATCTCTTACATCAAAGCCCATGGCGAAGGTTGCTGGAGATCGCTCCCCAAAGCTGCAGGTAGTTTTCCCGGGAGGCTCGGATTCGATCCTACCGATGTATCCGTGCCATGTTTTGCTGATGGCATCTTCCTGTTCTTGAAGGTTTGCTTAGGTGTGGGAAGAGTTGCAGGCTCAGGTGGATAAACTACCTCCGGCCCGATCTCAAGCGCGGCAACTTCACCGCCGAAGAAGATGAGCTCATCATCGAGCTCCATGGCCTCCTCGGCAACAAGTATGAAGGCGATTGCTGCGAGACTCACTCCGTTGTTTGCTTGCACGGCGGTGTTGCTCACCAAGTCGGCATTGCCTTGTTGTTTCAGATGGTCTCTGATAGCTGGGAGATTGCCGGGAaggaccgacaacgagatcaagaactactggaacacgcaCATCAAGAGGAAGCTCCTCGGCCGAGGTCTCGACCCCCAGACTCACCGGCCGATCACCGCCCTCAAGCAGGATGAGCGGTCCATGGCTCAAGATTCCTCCGGCGACAGCAGTAGCCGAGACGGGGACGGCGGCCTCGATCTCAACCTTGACCTCTCCATAAGCCTCCCTCGCCACTCTTCTCCGGAGCAGTCCTCTCCTCCACCAGCAGCAACCGCAAGCACAAGCACCATGCGGGCCCTGTGCCTGTGTTGCCATCTCGGCTTCCAAAGCAGCGAGACCTGTAGCTGCCGGCACATCCCACGGCCACTTGGGTTCAGGTTTATCTGGCCATTGGAAGAAGGGCAACGCATAGCTTAGCTGGCAGCTGTATCTGTGCATGTCAAGAAGCTGTTGTGCTGaagaagatgagagagagagagaggtgtgaaGCCGATGGTAGTAGGTAGGTTGATGTCTTCGTTGCATTAGATTGAGGGAGAGAAATCTTGTTCTTGTGGCTCTGTCACACATGAGGAGGATTGGGAAGATGTGAAGGTTTTGGTATGTAAAAAGATAGGCAATTAATGAGGGAAGAGAAGCTATTAATGATTGATGCCAATGATTGACAACATTTGGGAGATCACCAAAACATTTGTTTATCGAGAGAGTTCCAAAATTCattcgaaaataaaatatttcttcaaCCGATAGGAAAACATTCCTTTTTCCAGAGTTCGTCAAGTTTTTGATCGAATAAAAATATACTAAATCTACttgtaataaattttttttctcatgaATCCTCGGATTGTTTCTCGAATAATTCATGAATCTACTTGTAATAAAAATATACGATAAAGATGTTTCTTTGCCACTTAAAGATCAAAATTATAAAGATGGCATATATTGATATTCCTACAAACATGGATTCAATCAGctaaaaatattaatctaataattataaataagAGCAAAAATATACCCTTACATTTCTGGAATAAGTAATTATTTAATTCCTTTTCCTGTTTTCTTGCTTGAGATATTAATGCAAAGTAGGAGCACTTGAAGACCACCAtttataaggtatattttgggcttCAGCTACGTCACAACCCGCGCTCCTACCAAGTCAGCACAGCACGAGGAGTGCTTCCATGTGCCAAGCTAGAATTCGTACCAAGGCACTCCTCGATACGTCCCGTCCCAAAAAGCTCGGGACGGTGCCCCATGGTGCCGTTCCATGCATTCCGGGTGACGACCGTAGGAATGTACCACCTCGCCACTCGAGGATCAGTCGTGGCGCTAAATCTACATACAATCGATCCTCGCATAATGGTATAAAAACCTATGACCGGTATTTGACAACCACTAACTTATTCAACGAGGGGCCACCATTGGGAACCCCCGACGAAGGCCTTCTATGCAGGAGCTCGGCCACCCCCAATAAGCGCGGTCACCCAGGAGATGCTTTCCCGGAAGACGGAGTCAGCATCCCGACCGAGAGACGTCTTCCCGGAGGACAAAGTCAGCACCCCAATCGAGAGATGCCATCCCTCATACGGCGCCACCGCATCCTAACTTCTTGACTTAGTCGACTTCGACACTTCTTCCAATTGATCACGAACTCCCGAGATCACCCATGGACCAAACCACTGATCGGCCACAGCTGATCATTTCACCAACAACCATCAATACAACAGTTTGGTGGTGgaagctgctctctctctctctctctctctctctctgtctctttctCCGCTTTGTGCTCATCAGGAAATCATGTCCATTGTGACATCTACTACTACCCAAACCTGAAGAGGACATCAATTCCATCCATGTTTTCCTCCTCCTGCCCACCAATGATTTGAAGTGTTAGACCATCCCAATCTCTTATCCTCCTGATTTCATTCTTGTGCATATCTTTGATGACAACGTTGAATTGACAAAGCTTTGTCAGAGAAAATTCCTCCTTGTTGGGTGGTGGGGACCAAATCACATGAATAACAAATATATAGTGTCTATTTCTTAATTTTTAGTAGTCCATCGTAAGATTATTCTTTTACGATTCgataaacaaaattaaaatttgaaaataatatcaaaataaaattatgtaTACATTGATCCTCTTCCGATAAGGACGATACACGATCGATGTAAATAGTTTACGATAGATTAATTTGGACTAGTATTACGCAACATACAATACATttaatttttcataattttatgTGTGATATATTAAAATACTACATAAGCATGACTCTTCCTCTCCCTATCAATTATCTATGCCAATTTGATGCGTTCAACATATTCAACAATGTGCATGTCATCTCTTTGATTTCTTTACCTTTTGGATAGCCATTTTCTATCGGCTAGTGGAATTGGTAGCTATTGAAAGGATGTGGGGTTGACAATCTAGAAGGTCAAAACTCCCACTCAAATCACTTGCGATGATTTCTATACTTCTTTTTCCTTAAAATTTTTGGTTTAATTGTTGCCCACATAATAGTCCTAATGCTAAATTTCAAATTTGGGATGGAATTCTGGTCAACCCAGGTGCTCTTTGTTCTCCTAAGACTCATCCTTCTCCATCATGAACGTTTGTCAAACCACTTGGATTGTGAtcgtaaaatatatatatatatatatatatatatatatatatatatatatatatatatatatatatatatatatatatatatatattgacgaGTAGAACCCAATTGAATTGGGCCAATGTTTGGATCAGGCCCATTTAGCGAGCAAATATATTTCTCGTGGGCTTCTTGAATGGATCGAGCTCAAGTCGAACCCAACCTTAAAATGGTGAATGGGCCTAAGCCAGAGTGAAACCACTGTGACCACTACTTAGAGTTCTAATTTATATTGATGCTTTTAAAATTATTGTAATAGCATGAATAAATATTAAGTATGTTTTAGgtgttatatatttttatattattttttttaagactCAATTATTGGTAGCACTTAATCTGACCTTTTCTATATTTAAAGAAATAtacatatgttatattaaaatggACGAAGAcaaacatattatttattttgcaCACTttgcaataatatatatatatatatatattgtgtgtgtgtgaataAAAACCTaattaatcaataaaaaataaattattttgcgTTCTGACTAAATTCATgatgaaataaataaatgaataaataaacCAACCCTTAACAAGGATCAGAGAAGAACACTAATCTTGATGAGATCAACCCATCTACTTCCACCGAGCACACACCAATCGTCCTATTTAGCTCAAAAGTTGGGTATCAATAAGATCATAGACGAACACTAATCTTGATGAGACCGAACCCCAACTCATCGTCTTCGAACGAGCACAACAATCACCCTATTTAGCTCAAAAGCCGAGTACCAATAATGATCATAGATGAACACTGATCTTGATGAGACCCAACTCCAACCCATCGTCTTCCACCGAGCACAACAATCGCCCTATTTAGCTCAAAAGCCGGGTACCACTAATGATCATAGACGAATACTAATCTTGACGAGACCCAACCCCAACCAATCGTGTTCCACCGAGCACAGCAATCAACCTTTTTAGGTCAAAAGCCAGGTATCGATGATGATGAACACGAATCTTGATGAGACCCAACCCCAACCCATCTCCTTGAACCGAGCACAAGACATTGGATCGCCCTATTTAGCTCAATCATGGACGAAACCGTCAAGTCTTGGTCGACTAGATTACAAGTCCCAAAGgagacgtctctctctctctctctctctctctctctccactgtCCTCCGCTCTCAGATCCGGCCGCGGCCATGCGTCCCGGTGCCCGATCTCTGCCGTCCCTCTCGGCCGCCTTCCTACTTTTCCTCCTCGTCGCCTCGGCTTCCGCCTCCGAGTCCGATCACAAGGTACGCCCCTCGATCCCGGCTCTGCTTTGTCGATCCGAACCTTCCGTTCGTCTGGATCTCTTTGCTTCACCGTGATGCGAGTAGGTCGATCCGTAGCTAGGGTTTGTTCTGTTCTATTTTTTTGATGGCGGTGTAGATCTGGACTTGGATTCTACTAGTGATTGCCGGTGCCTCTTACGCAGCGCATATGGCAGAAGTTCCAGCGTGTAACGGTGTTGGCGTGCTATTTTCTTGCTGAATCTGAAGCAGTTTTTGGATGTTGAGATCCAGTTGGAATCTTAGTACTCCATGTACTTTTCTTGAATTGATTCCGATTAGGGTGCGAAAAGGTTGGTTTAGTGATGATCGGAAGCGCCAGACGCCCTTCGTGGCACGAATTCAAATTAGTGTTTGCAGCATGTACACCTCCCAATATGCTTGCTTGTCTGATAGGATGTCCTCTTTTCCCTCTGTTTGTCTTTAGGGTTAATTTGAGTGTCTAGTGAAGATTCACTGGAGAGGATCGAGTGCCTTTGACGGAGGCACCTATTGTCCACCTTGCCATGATTCACCAGAAGATACCGAATAGCGCAATTCTGGTTGCATATTATGGATTTCATATTGGTCAATGGCTTGCATTCACTGAATACTTGAGCATAGATCCCGTGGCGATGATCTCAACAAGTCAAAATGTGATTTACTGTCTACCTTTCCATCTTTTCACACTATAGATTATATATGCCTACCTTAGTTTTACGATGGAATCATTAGTGTCTTGCACGTGACATGTGCTTGAGCAATCTTGTGGATGATTTGACAAAAGTGGAAGCTGTACGGACAATATAATTCTTTCAACTATTTGGTACTAGTAACATGGTTTCTTTGTCATCATTGAGCATTATTGAGGGCATGATCACTAGTAACTCCGGAGCTTTCAAGGTCCAtcgtactatttctagcaaaatcTTCCTATGTTTTCTTCTGCCTATATTGgccccacttagcggaattatttcGTGCAACTTTTGCATTTATAGGTTGCATATTTCAAATTGTTTTTCcttattttatcataaattaaTAATGATTTAGTTACAGGATGGCATGGAATCATTTTAGATTCTTTTTCTTCGTAACTCGACATTTCCAATCTCAATATCTTCTTCTTTTCAACTGATTTCTCAAACTGACGAATCCTTGACTGATAAATCACAGTTTGCTTTCGTAACTCTCACAACATTGCTTTTCAATGTAAGGACACATGATGATCATATAACTTCTTGTATGCCTCACTTCACTTCAACTAGTCTTCTCTGACTGTAGGAACTGTCTTAATTCTTCTCTTCCTATTGAATAATATATTGTAGGCAATTAAATTTAAGTTGCAATCCATATTTGAATCTTAGTCTTGGCTTAGAACATCCCTAGATCACCCCTAAATCTTTGTTTAAGGCTTGTCCTAGtttgtaattaattataaaaatgtcTAGCAATATTCTGAATATGTTTATTGTTTTCAATTCAAAATGGTTAGTATAGGCTAATTTTTAATGCTATTCTATTTAAACTGGAGATTCTCCAGTCTCTTTCTATTTATACTGATGACTACTCTAAGATATGTTGGATAAATGATGCATCTCTAGTTTGATTTCCTACCTCTGGTCTGATAAATCAGACAAAGGAAGGCTCTACCTTTgtctatttttaaatatttccgAGAAGATAAAATATTATTACTACATGGtcctttattttataaataaaaagtgATTTATTTTTTCCAAGCACAACTGTTAggctgaataatttcttgtttttATATCTCTATGAAAATATGCCGGGAAAGTTATCTTTCTCTTTATCATGGGTTTCGTATCTGTTGTCAATTCGCTTGCAGTACCAAGCTGAAGACCCCGTTACACTATGGGTAAACAAGGTTGGCCCTTACAATAACCCTCAAGAGACATATAACTATTATAGCCTTCCATTCTGTCAGCCATCTGAGAACCCTGCGCATAAGTGGAGTGGTCTGGGGGAGGTCCTAGGTGGAAATGAACTGATTGACAGCCAGATCccaataaaatttcaaagtatgcaatTTTCTTTACCAAATCTTTTGTGTTTATTGAGTTAATTGCGATGCAGGCACAATTTAGGTCCATTGAGGACCTCGTCATCAGTTCCTCATTTAAACTACTGTAAATTGATATGTCAGGGAATGTTGACAAAGGTTCCATATGTACAATTGAACTTGATGCCACAAAAGTGAAGCAATTCATAGATGCCATAGATAACTCTTATTGGTTTGAATTCTTCATAGGTAAGTTAAATAATGAGTTCTTATCGACTTTATCTGATTCTTTAACCCAGACTTGGGGTGATATTCTGTTTTCTTCTTATATGTGCTTATTATGCTTGATTGTTTACCCTTGACCTAATTCTTCTCATTCTTCATTGTTTGGGGCCGTGATCTAGATGACCTGCCTTTGTGGGGTATGTTCCTCCCTATCATTCTTGCCTCCTATTTGCTTCTGatctttgatgtgatttcttatgtataatattttttctttgaattagGCTTTGTTGGAGAGACTGACAAAAACAACAAAGATAAACATTATCTTTTCACACATAAAGATATTGTCATCCAACATAAGGGATATCAGGTAGGTTGTCTATTGGAGCTTTACGGTCACAATACCACAAAAGAACTTTTTTGGTCTACTTGTGTCATAATCATTACTGGTCCATTTTTTCATTGTTCCTTTCTTGCAGATTATTCATGTCAATCTCACTCAAGCAAGTCCTAAACTTTTGGAGGTGGGAAAAAAATTAGATATGACATATTCGGTCAAATGgctgccaacaaatgtaacatttgcccgcCGTTTTGAGGTTTACTTGGATTACCCTTTTTTTGAGCACCAGGTAATGCAGTTCTGGGTTatttatcatgttttcctttttcttaccacgtatgtttttttttaataaaattgttATACCAAGGCATATTTTACTGTATTGATCAGTATATACTTGTTTTATTGATCACTATGTACTTGTTTTATAAGATTCTAGAATTCAAAACCTTGCTGGTGATAATTATTGACAATTTTTATCCATGAAAATGCTTCTTGCGTATGATTGCAATATTGCGTCTGTTACACAGATTCACTGGTTTTCTATCTTCAATTCTTTCATGATGGTTATTTTCCTCACTGGCCTGGTATCTATGATATTGATGAGAACTCTCCGAAATGATTATGCAAAATATGCTCGTGAAGATGATGATCTTGAGACTCTGGTAATTACTTGCTGCCATTTTTAGTATTTCTTGTAACATGCATATTTGTCATGATTCTATCATCCAACTtggatctttttatttttttgattttttatcaGGAAAGAGATGTGAGTGAAGAATCTGGATGGAAACTTGTTCATGGGGATGTCTTCCGACCTCCTTGCAGTTTGGTTCTTCTTTCAACTCTTGTTGGTACTGGTGCACAATTGGCAATGCTTGTTCTCCTAGTGATTGTGTTGGCAATTGTCGGAACATTATACATTGGGTATGTATAGACTCAGCTTTGAAACTGCTGGTTGATTACAGTACCAACTTTATTGCTGGTTCTCTAGGCATTTTTATTAGATTTATGATTGCACGATTGGCCAAGTAAACAATTCACTGTATTTCTCATTGTTTCAGTATCAGGATCGTCATATCTTCATTTATATTTGATTACCTGCAGATAAACATATCTTTGGTGTCACAATGTGCTGCATGAAATATGCACATGGTGATTATTATCTTTTAGTCTTTGTTTTTGTATCTTGCAGGTAGGCTTAGATATTAGTTGACCCATTTCCGTGTCTTCCACCTTCAATATTGATTACTATGGACATAATATGGTTATTTCTCTGTTAACATGTATCTCTAATTATTTGTTCTAGCATTTTGTTTTATAAGCAGTTTATTTTTTCTTAAGTCTTTCAGATCTGGATTGTAAGTTTTTCTCTTACTACCAATTTTTTCTTGTTGGGCAGGCGAGGATCTATCATTACAACTTTCATAGTGTGCTATGCTCTTACCTCATTCATTGCTGGCTATGTTAGTGGTGGACTTTACTCACGTAATGGTGGTATGGTTCCTCTCAAGTGACCATCTTTCTTTTTAGTTTTCTTAGAAATATGCATTGACTTTAGTAATGTAGTTTCTATTCAAATCAAGAAGCTTTGTGGTACAGATCCAGATGCACACTTGCGCGCGCGCACGCACACACATATCCCTAAATGAAATTGGGATTTTTAGTTTCAATGTCTAATCATTTATCTAAATAGATATTCTTGTTTATTGGCAGGTAAAAATTGGATAAAGGCAATGATTGTCACAGCATCATTGTTTCCATTTATGTGCTTTGCAATTGGCTTCGTACTTAACACAATTGCTATATTCTATGGATCACTAGCGGCTATTCCATTCGGGACAATGATGGTTGTTTTTGTATTGTGGGctttcatctcatttcctctagcACTTCTAGGCACTGTTGTTGGTAGGAACTGGAGTGGTTCGCCAAACAATCCATGCCGTGTGAAGACCATTCCTCGTCCTATCCCTGAGAAGAAATGGTATCTTACACCTTTCGTTGTCTCACTTATGGGAGGACTGCTTCCATTTGGTAGCATATTCATTGAGATGTATTTTGTCTTCACATCATTCTGGAATTACAAGGTAAACTACATCATTTTTGTATGAATTACACTGACCATAGTTACAAGTTAGTAGTTTTTTTCTAATTAATTTTTGCccttaaaaattttaatcttgCCTGTTGTTTGGATGAATCTGGTATTTTGTCCAGTCGAAATGTTACGAGGCATCTAAATTTTGCTATCTCAGTGATGTGCATGTGCAGATACAAAAGATACTGACCACCTGGCTAATCATTTTGGGCAGGTCTATTATGTGTATGGCTTTATGCTACTGGTCTTCTTGATCCTCATAATTGTCACCATTTGTGTGACTATAGTGGGAACATATTTCTTGCTAAATGCTGAGAACTATCACTGGCAGTGGACTTCATTCTTTTCTGCTGCTTCAACTGCTGTTTATGTGTACCTTTACTCTATATATTACTACCACGTGAAGACCAAGATGTCAGGCTTTTTCCAGACTAGCTTCTACTTTGGCTACACTCTAATGTTTTGTTTGGGTTTAGGAATTCTTTGTGGTAAGTCGGTCCAAACTCCAATCTTCAAATTGTGCTCATGTATCTTCTGCATTGCTGTTTTTATGACTGCTGTTCAAAATTCAGGTGCTGTGGGTTATCTTGGCTCTACTTTATTTGTGAGAAGAATCTACAGAAACATAAAATGCGACTAGCCACAAGCACAACCTGAAGGCTTATATCATGTGCTGGGTTATGAAATTTTGAATTAGCGGAACTTAGGGGTGAAAGGTGGATTGATGAAAAATCTGGTGGTAATTGTTGAAATTGTATGGGAGGGATGCACTACCTTTTTTAACTTTCTTTCACAGCTGTTTCTGTTTTGCTATGGACTTAGCAGGATGTTTTGCAATTTTCTTTTCCCATTGTTTCACTCGACAGCCTCCCAGTGTACTCAGCCTAGTCAACAAATAACTTAATCTACTTTATAGAACACACAGCAACTTCTTTATCATGTTTACATGACTTTAGTTGCAAAGCAGGACCGTCCAGTAGTTATAGTTATGGGCACTGCATGTCCCCATTGCAGCTCATAATAACACTAGGATACTTTAATTTTTCTCTAACACAATACCAAGATGTCTCGGTATGCCTATTATAATATTGAATGTTTTAGCAGTCCTGGTGATTACAACATTTTTGCTTATCGGTATCTGGTTAAATCATACAAGTGGTTGCTATCTATTTCATAGCGGTCATGGTGTGTGCttttaagctagaaaattttcaaTCCCTGTTTCGTTCGGCTATTAGAACATTGTGTACATTGATGTTTGTATATTCATTTGGTTTATTAACGTATTGGCAGCTTGTATCTTCAGTCTGAAACATTCACATATATTATTTCCTCCTACGAACAATTATCATATGGTGAATTAGGTTATGGCTAAAAGGAGCCCTATCATTTTGAATAGGTAAATAGATTGTACTGTGCGTCTAGTCTCAGGTATCTATAGTTGTTTACTGCCCTTCTATTTTTTGGACCAATAACAAATCTTCAATCAAGCCATTGAATTCTTGCGTATTAGTCTACAAATTAACGTGTGTTATTTCTTTTACTTCAAGAAATGTTTGACATGGTTTAGTAGAAATCTATCTCACATGCTCTTTATGTCTATTTGTCCCCCGTGCAATTTTCCTCTTATTCCCCTTGTttcgccctttttttttttcctcctcttttttgTATGTCTTGATGCGCTTCGACATTTGTACCTGTGCTTCGTTCTGCGTAACTCCTAAACGTTGCGACAACAACCGTTCAAATAACTTGAGTTTTAAGGTCCATGATGCATCATTATGCACTACGATACAATTGGTATGCTGTATGTCATACACATGCACGTCGCATGGcggatgcaacaagtaatatgaaTTCACAAGAATGATGCCAAATCACAATAATTATGAGATCGATGGAGTTCACGATTAAGATCATTTGATAAGAAGATAATTCTCATAACAAACCTTTGATGTGATCCAAAACGTGTGTGCGCGCCACGTCGGTGTCACTCGCAGATTTCCAAGCATACGTTGGCGTGCCAGATGTCTTTCGACGTACCGAACCCTCGCAAGGGAACCCGGAAAACATACGCACAAGACTTCCAACGATAAACCTTAATGGGCCCGATCTTCTCTGCAGACGGGCCCGACAACGTCACAGATTAGCGCGGTTATCACTCCCGCCCTCTCCTCCTCCGACCGTTTTACGATTAGGGTTGCGCTACCCGCTCTCCCTGTCTCTCGCCTTCCGCCATTGATGGTGGCCACTCACCAACCCGCTTCGCTGCTTCTTCCCTTCGCCAGAGCTGTAGCACCCCATGAAGTTTCATCGAATAGCCTGGCCGATCTCTAGCTTTCCACGCTGCTGGTCGGTCTCTATTCGTAGTTGTCGATCAGTAGCCAAGGACCGCTCCTGATGGACCCGTGGAGTCAAGCGACGCCGAGGAGTCTGTCACGAGGAGCAGAGGCTCTCTCGGTCTAAATGCGTGGAAGAGGGCGAAGGAAGAGCCGGATCTGCAGACGCTCGGCGAACCAAATCAACCCGTTCTGAAGGTCAAATGTTGGCCCATGCTAGCCGGCGTAGGGACATGAGAACTGGCACAAACGGTCTTGTACAGTGCCAAAAAAGGTATCAGAAATCCTTGTTCTTGTACATATATGTTTATATCAGCACTGCTTAACTTTGGTTTTTATCTTTTGCAAGAGTGCCTTAGCCTTTTAACTATTCTGATATTGTTACTTGAATGACTCACATTACCCTTTTGAGGCCCTATCTGATGATGAAAAGATAGATTTTGCTGTTTTTCCATCGCATCAAAGGGACCTCACAAGAACCGCATAGCTGCTTTGGCAATAGCTTTGGAGCAAGTATATATACCTTAACATTAAGCTTATATTTAGTAAGTTAGGATAAATGCTCAAGCCTTGGCCTCTGATTGCGTAGAGTAAATTGCAGATTGGTAACTGGGGTTACAGACAACCATCTCTTAATCTGGAATCCTTGGACTTTTAAATTGAGAAATATCCATTTCTATTTTCTTTGCACTTTTGTTTTTTTGGGAAATGGTAATTATTCACGAGTCTCTAGTGAACCCCAATTGGGTCATCGCTAGCCGTGTTGATTAGCCTGAAGATCAATATGTGACATCTTCTTTATTCTAGAAATGATTGACATTGTTCTATAAAAGTGTTTTGTGCTCTTTTAGTCACCAAATAGATGTTCATTTGATAAATTTTATTTGTAAATGTGAGTTTTTCCTTCCATTTAAAGGTGTGCTTACATTGTTGCCCGCCTTCTTTTGGCATGACCTTATCTTTTTTACTCGGCATAAGCACTAAGTGCTAAAAGTTATCACAACCAGGGTTGCTTTGCTGACTGGCATGATCAAGACATATTGTGTCAAAAAAAAAATGTTAGCACTATGAATTGTGCTAGAAGTGTTGACATGTCACATGTCGATTGGTTATTCATTAGCCTGTTCTGACTAGTACGGGGCCACAAAAACTGGTGAACGATACATTCATGCCACGTTAGAAAGGTATTGTTGTGTGCCTATGCCACAGTGAGCTGGTTCTTGATTACAAAAACCACTCAAAATGAATTTAGCTTGGAGATCTTTTCTCAAATATTATGTAAGATCATGTGTTTGTAGGGAAGTTTTCTTCATCAAGATCGCCAAGGCAAGGCATCTTCACCACTAGTGCTACTCTTTTAAGTGTTGACATGCCGCATATCTACCATC
Protein-coding sequences here:
- the LOC103976551 gene encoding myb-related protein 308, whose protein sequence is MGRSPCCEKAHTNKGAWTKEEDEKLISYIKAHGEGCWRSLPKAAGLLRCGKSCRLRWINYLRPDLKRGNFTAEEDELIIELHGLLGNKWSLIAGRLPGRTDNEIKNYWNTHIKRKLLGRGLDPQTHRPITALKQDERSMAQDSSGDSSSRDGDGGLDLNLDLSISLPRHSSPEQSSPPPAATASTSTMRALCLCCHLGFQSSETCSCRHIPRPLGFRFIWPLEEGQRIA
- the LOC135606201 gene encoding transmembrane 9 superfamily member 1-like, producing the protein MRPGARSLPSLSAAFLLFLLVASASASESDHKYQAEDPVTLWVNKVGPYNNPQETYNYYSLPFCQPSENPAHKWSGLGEVLGGNELIDSQIPIKFQRNVDKGSICTIELDATKVKQFIDAIDNSYWFEFFIDDLPLWGFVGETDKNNKDKHYLFTHKDIVIQHKGYQIIHVNLTQASPKLLEVGKKLDMTYSVKWLPTNVTFARRFEVYLDYPFFEHQIHWFSIFNSFMMVIFLTGLVSMILMRTLRNDYAKYAREDDDLETLERDVSEESGWKLVHGDVFRPPCSLVLLSTLVGTGAQLAMLVLLVIVLAIVGTLYIGRGSIITTFIVCYALTSFIAGYVSGGLYSRNGGKNWIKAMIVTASLFPFMCFAIGFVLNTIAIFYGSLAAIPFGTMMVVFVLWAFISFPLALLGTVVGRNWSGSPNNPCRVKTIPRPIPEKKWYLTPFVVSLMGGLLPFGSIFIEMYFVFTSFWNYKVYYVYGFMLLVFLILIIVTICVTIVGTYFLLNAENYHWQWTSFFSAASTAVYVYLYSIYYYHVKTKMSGFFQTSFYFGYTLMFCLGLGILCGAVGYLGSTLFVRRIYRNIKCD